One region of Manduca sexta isolate Smith_Timp_Sample1 chromosome 25, JHU_Msex_v1.0, whole genome shotgun sequence genomic DNA includes:
- the LOC115441727 gene encoding uncharacterized protein LOC115441727, whose protein sequence is MDAKDLRTEPILSERSSDGSKYAQSGTSLQCNKNKSYQDIGSNPSAKVDTAGARPCAVIGPDRVVPPSEPNDAYLKKAPVEPWPCPDNVYHRPPEYPHKTAAYLNPTRNISPRQTFQENMQRIMVPPTYNSVKVNEDAGFIQKVNVTSDAKYCEVPYSVNNTTNDPKNIRSVEMCLPNVNSGLGRPPHGWPPSGINVRPQRPYVSSDMYQFPEYPSCAGPRPVSVARPHRTIPEESGYIYPEHYYTEPNIRFKPYPNVKERYPQPRYDYVTNYSNPFHPSPCPPQKYELPKSLPLHPYSGYPHFKYIDSRMPESMMEGYQRPIGQQGSYNIAYRNQMHPQYGPVLSNNSQSKIPTYPQDSALKAATSNKLPYDSNGKIYVEYDNTRAKPFPPSEGFYPNEISRHHAIPKVIGPNYPPINMHSVPPHSYYKKDNPQIKNYEYVNHYKNFNHTINLNSPTQRLITQFSPNAIAISPTDSNTSNDTLQTHAITHEDCAYVSQSSTTSVRSIDLGNSRIPNDYYTRYYDPRYGPIIRTAPPLSKTIRNNNNSSTDNKDKKDMDVRKFLQMWNEGDDDNPDNSSSKDIVVQNNSNEPNNASKPHGVMNNQEQLYVLGLVNVPSEELSKYEHIQKVSKLPENIKGYNSIELLNQFEEVIESSNMHGFKMPVPKEFHAPTKQCAPKHSIGTLPRPISPLDVEAKISQSVIHKEVGCNFEIKPCSPKMLNVEIAAPVQNILNERVIEKVTNPLSMISSPMLNGIDNIEHCKISDTRQDQLILEDSKEISSCNMINTQFSNPITNSIKTNYSIQDLESNAGVCLASLPRLDNDIELNFPEVNQQFINANKGEPVIKSHLKDLPEFSDLDETGKIIIDNKPENVGNNLVSPKVETEREFTKLSKYRKTKTNTSDARPDKLAVKAIRTDSVIIKNPENLKVLENSKEQYIINKINQPYSDNLPLQEDFLADTIPNNNSVHETKSIDVAPNSPEMAIDFRLPKIAGESFEISTNTVKNCEPVQFSKKEILNEGYVLYGNKEEVTKCTNLDKEGVLSKEINDLSSTDKRTENETAFIAPALNIDSFVSSSERICLDVANNVRKIDTPPDLLCAPEKITTCQDTIQKEVPRLQIKEENKALVETFIKSDKETLPELQVKTSVSSPDAIKYENEAQEIAACNELYGRCNVIKPTEDIISKSEELPESDTSVGESDITKNENNKDILQPESAVQVPQKVNEEDNSSRKYQEIADNTIITVSEKPKQEEDLHDVMEICGSKQKTDITKVSNFGEEFESINEKQNFTKEMDSNHEIDNEEDLENNKNDIQKGNESVRDITKFYGYGSKELYSPWIQKLIMFDEGICCTSLYSKESEVSVDIDTLEVVPKLLDIEKESCSANLNDLISSESTVCESISNSVNSNETLQSERVIEAETNTLLEPICVEKFHTKNTNDEMDNSENNPPRHIHNDESSVDIDEDTKCRIINKKNDENICANGTSKPGISEEFDQVGLELDLKEQSLNTHVENNVAKGEKKNRIDSFTIKQITNNHSKSLKRSLSDSALDMINTKQSKREEISVVWPFKRRKIVHAENINDSEIIAQNLCNILQHNRRNSISAVYNEDVSFCILIEDNTILTEDNDEADKICYTELSEDNLNEVNDTYTCEENNLEVTSETISCEEEINCEYPENITVNEDCDVAVGETWVEDIGCMETVVSDDIAEDIVISTASTPTENDFWNNEESNSYINCDNEHDALAGSLKYEDAVNYSDPEILKLCESSQINENRSLLLREHQNCEIFNGLYDNELLKILSESNSHSGSPCDNTECVISSGPLECIVPPDEAENTNIDILSELSRKENCVSVINDVENNIKMEHSSSKTFEKKQDVTVHSCESSIDNVFSYKYKDNSTNYAISSSPEVSSTTSEEKNSSLLLKITNYKGTKISQINSFNVNNNNNISCKFTEKTDYVNPNDKLNSKRPLLTKAAQKYIPPIKETIRDLKVKLSLPQHSLLKLKQIKTSKDEPKFNKQSSVPSKLPKKPKPNFEDVLKSIDEIQIKMHKEKNKKVKKSIPKVVIKKSENGSHYASTSNKDTFNPDLTGRKWQPWVFLEKNHFIDKMATRRKTRAIFSHRKNAFVLIEKFHKYKSASSTKFIISQPKLSDSSTGQLKYTIRLKHSY, encoded by the coding sequence ATGGACGCTAAAGACTTGAGGACTGAGCCCATTTTGAGTGAACGAAGCAGCGATGGCAGTAAGTACGCCCAGAGCGGAACGTCGCTccaatgtaacaaaaataagtCATATCAAGATATCGGATCAAATCCATCGGCTAAAGTGGACACGGCGGGCGCGCGTCCGTGCGCAGTCATTGGGCCCGATCGAGTTGTCCCGCCGTCTGAGCCTAATGatgcgtatttaaaaaaagcacCAGTCGAGCCGTGGCCATGCCCGGATAATGTGTACCATCGTCCACCTGAATATCCACATAAGACTGCTGCCTATCTTAATCCAACAAGGAATATATCTCCAAGACAAACATTCCAAGAAAACATGCAGCGTATTATGGTGCCTCCAACATACAATTCTGTTAAAGTTAATGAAGATGCTGGTTTCATACAAAAGGTGAATGTGACTTCTGATGCAAAGTATTGTGAAGTGCCTTACTCTGTTAATAATACTACTAATGACCCAAAGAATATACGAAGTGTAGAAATGTGTTTACCAAATGTGAATTCAGGACTTGGGAGACCTCCACACGGTTGGCCTCCCAGTGGGATCAATGTTCGTCCTCAGAGACCATATGTCTCATCTGACATGTATCAGTTCCCTGAATATCCCAGCTGTGCTGGTCCTCGACCTGTATCTGTAGCAAGACCCCATAGGACAATTCCAGAAGAGAGTGGCTACATATATCCAGAACATTACTATACAGAACCAAACATCCGCTTCAAGCCATATCCAAATGTGAAGGAGAGATATCCGCAACCAAGGTATGATTATGTTACCAATTATTCCAACCCTTTTCACCCATCCCCATGTCCTCCACAGAAATATGAGCTACCTAAATCGTTACCTCTTCATCCATATTCTGGGTATCCTCATTTTAAGTATATAGATAGTAGAATGCCTGAATCTATGATGGAAGGGTATCAAAGGCCAATTGGTCAGCAAGGTAGTTACAATATAGCATATCGTAATCAGATGCACCCTCAATATGGACCTGTGTTGAGTAACAATTCGCAATCTAAAATACCAACATACCCACAGGATAGTGCATTAAAAGCAGCAACCTCAAATAAACTCCCTTATGATAGCAATGGCAAAATATATGTAGAATATGATAATACTAGAGCAAAACCATTTCCACCATCTGAGGGTTTCTATCCCAATGAAATTTCTAGACATCATGCAATCCCAAAAGTAATTGGTCCCAATTATCCCCCAATAAACATGCATTCAGTGCCTCCtcattcttattacaaaaaagaCAACCCTCAAATAAAGAACTATGAATATGTTaaccattataaaaattttaatcatacAATAAATTTGAATAGTCCTACGCAAAGGTTAATTACACAGTTTTCCCCAAATGCAATAGCAATTTCACCTACTGACTCTAATACAAGTAATGATACTTTACAAACACATGCCATAACACATGAAGACTGTGCATATGTAAGCCAGTCTTCAACAACAAGTGTAAGGAGTATAGATTTAGGAAATAGCAGAATACCAAATGATTATTATACAAGATATTATGATCCTAGATATGGTCCTATCATTAGAACTGCTCCTCCATTATCCAAAACAAttagaaataacaataatagtagcACAGATAATAAAGACAAAAAGGATATGGATGttagaaaatttttacaaatgtGGAACGAAGGTGATGATGATAATCCTGACAATAGTTCTAGTAAAGATATTGTAGTGCAAAATAATTCTAATGAACCAAATAATGCTTCAAAACCGCATGGAGTCATGAATAATCAGGAGCAACTTTATGTTCTAGGATTAGTTAATGTACCAAGTGAAGAACTGAGTAAGTATGAACACATTCAAAAAGTGTCCAAGCTACCAGAAAACATTAAAGGCTACAACAGTATTGAATTACTTAATCAGTTTGAAGAAGTAATTGAATCTTCTAATATGCATGGTTTTAAAATGCCTGTACCTAAAGAATTTCATGCTCCTACAAAGCAGTGTGCGCCTAAACATTCTATCGGTACATTGCCTAGGCCAATATCTCCGTTGGATGTAGAAGCAAAAATTAGCCAATCCGTTATTCATAAAGAGGTAGGGTGTAATTTCGAAATAAAGCCATGTAGCcctaaaatgttaaatgttgaAATTGCTGCTCCTGTtcagaatatattaaatgaaagaGTCATAGAAAAAGTAACAAATCCTCTGTCAATGATTTCATCACCAATGTTAAACGGAATAGATAACATTGAACACTGTAAAATTTCTGATACCCGACAAGATCAACTTATATTGGAAGATAGCAAAGAAATTTCGAGTTGTAATATGATAAATACCCAATTTTCTAACCCTATCactaattcaattaaaacaaactaTAGCATTCAAGACTTAGAAAGTAATGCAGGTGTGTGTTTAGCTTCACTACCAAGACTTGATAACGACATTGAATTAAACTTTCCCGAGGTCAATCAACAATTCATTAATGCAAATAAAGGAGAACCAGTtataaaatcacatttaaagGATTTGCCAGAGTTTAGTGACTTAGATGAAACTGGCAAgataataattgataataaaccTGAAAATGTCGGTAATAATTTAGTTTCTCCTAAAGTTGAAACAGAAAGAGAATTcacaaaattaagtaaatatagaaaaactaaaacaaacacaTCTGATGCTAGACCAGATAAATTGGCCGTAAAAGCTATCAGAACCGATAgcgttattataaaaaatcctgaaaatttaaaagttttagaAAATAGTAAGGAacaatatatcataaataaaattaatcaaccATATTCTGATAATTTACCTTTACAAGAAGATTTCTTAGCTGATACGATTCCAAATAACAATAGTGTACATGAAACTAAATCTATTGATGTTGCACCTAATTCTCCAGAAATGGCAATAGATTTTAGGCTACCTAAAATCGCAGGTGAATCCTTTGAAATTAGTACTAATACCGTGAAAAATTGTGAGCCAGTACAATTTTCTAAAAAGGAAATATTGAACGAAGGTTATgttttatatggaaataaagAAGAAGTAACAAAATGTACTAATTTAGATAAGGAAGGTGTGCTGAGCAAAGAAATCAATGACCTTTCATCTACTGACAAACGTACAGAAAATGAAACCGCATTTATTGCCCCAGCTCTTAATATAGATTCTTTTGTTTCTAGTTCTGAAAGAATATGTTTAGATGTTGCTAATAATGTAAGAAAAATTGATACACCTCCTGATTTACTATGCGCTCCGGAGAAAATTACCACATGTCAAgatacaatacaaaaagaagTCCCAAGACTAcaaattaaagaagaaaataaagCTCTAgttgaaacatttattaaaagtgATAAAGAAACATTGCCTGAACTACAAGTGAAAACTAGTGTAAGCAGCCCAGATGCTATTAAATATGAGAATGAAGCCCAAGAGATTGCTGCCTGTAACGAATTATATGGAAGGTGTAATGTTATTAAACCAACAGAAGATATAATATCAAAAAGTGAAGAGCTTCCTGAAAGTGACACATCCGTTGGTGAAAGCGACATcactaaaaatgaaaataataaagatattttacaaCCTGAATCTGCTGTTCAGGTACCACAgaaagtcaatgaagaagacaATAGTAGTAGAAAGTATCAAGAAATAGCGGACAATACTATTATAACAGTTTCCGAAAAGCCCAAGCAAGAAGAAGATTTGCATGATGTTATGGAAATTTGTGGATCTAAACAAAAAACTGATATTACTAAAGTGTCTAATTTTGGCGAAGAATTCGAGAGTATAAATGAAAAACAGAATTTCACTAAGGAAATGGATTCTAATCATGAAATAGACAATGAAGaagatttagaaaataataagaatgatATTCAAAAGGGTAATGAATCCGTGCGAGATATTACGAAGTTCTACGGGTATGGCAGCAAAGAACTTTACTCGCCGTGGATTCAAAAACTTATCATGTTTGATGAAGGAATTTGCTGCACTTCGTTATATTCGAAAGAAAGTGAAGTATCCGTAGACATCGATACTTTGGAAGTGGTCCCAAAATTGTTAGATATAGAGAAAGAATCCTGCTCAGCCAATTTAAATGACCTAATTTCCTCTGAATCTACggtttgtgaaagtatttccaATAGTGttaacagtaatgaaacattgcAGTCTGAGAGAGTTATTGAAGCGGAAACCAACACATTATTAGAGCCTATATGCGTTGAgaagtttcatacaaaaaatactaatgaTGAAATGGATAACTCCGAAAATAATCCTCCACGACATATACATAATGATGAATCTTCAGTTGATATTGATGAAGATACGAAATGtaggataataaataaaaaaaatgatgaaaacATATGTGCTAATGGCACATCTAAGCCCGGAATTTCTGAAGAATTTGATCAAGTTGGCCTGGAATTGGATTTGAAAGAGCAATCATTAAATACTCACGTTGAAAATAATGTCGCAAAAGGTGAAAAGAAAAATAGAATTGATTCATTTACTATTAAACAAATTACCAACAATCATAGTAAGTCTTTAAAGAGGTCATTGTCAGATTCTGCTTTAGACATGATCAACACGAAACAATCTAAACGAGAAGAGATTTCTGTTGTTTGGCCATTTAAACGCAGAAAAATTGTTCATGCTGAAAATATAAACGATTCTGAAATTATTGCtcaaaatttatgtaatatattacaaCATAATAGAAGAAACTCCATATCTGCAGTTTACAATGAAGATGTGTCCTTTTGCATATTGATAGAGGATAATACTATCTTAACTGAAGATAATGATGAGGCAGATAAAATTTGCTACACCGAGCTCTCAGAAGACAATTTAAATGAAGTAAACGATACTTATACATGTGAAGAAAACAATTTGGAGGTTACAAGCGAGACCATCTCATGCGAAGAAGAGATAAATTGTGAATATCCTGAAAATATTACAGTCAATGAGGACTGTGATGTAGCTGTTGGTGAGACTTGGGTTGAGGATATCGGATGTATGGAAACTGTCGTCAGTGACGATATTGCTGAAGATATTGTTATAAGTACTGCTTCTACTCCAACGGAAAATGATTTTTGGAATAATGAAGAATCAAATAGTTACATAAATTGTGACAACGAGCATGATGCGTTAGCTGGCAGTCTTAAGTATGAAGATGCCGTTAATTACAGTGACCCCGAAATACTTAAGCTATGCGAGTCCTCACAAATAAACGAAAATAGATCATTATTGCTGAGAGAACATCAGAATTGTGAGATATTTAATGGACTGTATGACAATGAGTTGTTAAAAATTCTTTCGGAATCCAATAGTCACAGCGGCTCACCATGTGATAACACCGAATGCGTAATTTCTTCCGGGCCTCTTGAATGTATTGTACCTCCAGACGAAGcagaaaatacaaatattgatattttatcgGAATTAAGCCGCAAAGAAAATTGTGTTAGTGTTATTAATgatgtagaaaataatataaaaatggaacATAGCAGTTCAAAAACGtttgaaaaaaaacaagatGTTACCGTGCATTCTTGCGAATCTAGTATTGATAACGTTTTTTCTTATAAGTATAAAGATAACAGCACTAATTATGCAATATCTAGTTCTCCCGAGGTTTCATCTACTACGTCTGAAGAAAAGAATTCTAGCttactattaaaaattactaattataaaggCACGAAAATATctcaaattaattcatttaatgtaaataacaataataatatatcatgcAAATTTACAGAGAAAACCGATTATGTAAATCCAAATGATAAACTCAATTCAAAAAGGCCTTTGCTTACAAAAGCTGCTCAAAAATACATTCCACCAATAAAAGAAACTATTCGTGATCTTAAAGTAAAGTTATCCTTACCTCAACAcagtttattaaaactaaagcaaataaaaacGTCCAAAGATGAACCaaagtttaataaacaaagtagTGTGCCTTCTAAGCTTCCAAAGAAACCAAAACCAAATTTTGAAGATGTTCTTAAAAGTATAGATGAAATACAAATTAAGATGCACAAggagaaaaataagaaagttaaGAAATCTATACCTAAAGTAGTTATTAAGAAAAGTGAAAATGGTTCCCATTATGCTAGTACGTCAAACAAAGATACGTTTAATCCAGATCTAACTGGAAGAAAATGGCAACCATGggtatttttggaaaaaaatcatttcattGATAAAATGGCAACGCGAAGAAAAACGAGAGCGATTTTCAGTCATAGAAAAAATGCGTTTGTCTTAAtcgaaaaatttcataaatacaaaTCCGCGAGCagtacaaaatttataatatcacaacCCAAACTGAGCGACTCATCGACGGGCCagctaaaatatacaataagatTAAAACATAGCTATTGA